One genomic segment of Primulina tabacum isolate GXHZ01 chromosome 9, ASM2559414v2, whole genome shotgun sequence includes these proteins:
- the LOC142504575 gene encoding mitochondrial ATP-independent inner membrane protease subunit 2-like isoform X3 has translation MVSPSTWLRYIASKVEYSVCLSYKTYNQGKITDREVFDTVWKNVFQGKLTFLHWNKGDEMAPTIGTQGGTLLVRKIPAADPMHVYVGDVVVLKDPTDSEKYLVRRLAGIEGYEMASTDVKDEPFVLEKGQCWVLADNENLKPKEASDSRTFGPVTMADIVGRVIYCLRSAVDHGPVNNSHFSTRKDSPVLEVELDVDEMARNHKP, from the exons ATGGTTTCGCCTTCAACCTGGTTGCGCTACATTGCTAGCAAAGTCGAATACTCCGTCTGTCTGAGCTATAAG ACGTATAACCAAGGTAAAATTACAGATCGTGAAGTATTTGATACTGTGTGGAAAAATGTATTCCAAGGAAAGTTGACATTCTTGCACTGGAACAAGGGAGATGAAATGGCCCCAACAATAGGGACTCAGGGTGGAACACTGCTTGTTAGGAAAATTCCAGCTGCAGATCCGAT GCACGTTTATGTTGGAGATGTAGTTGTCTTGAAGGACCCTACAGACTCCGAAAAGTATCTCGTCAGGAGGTTAGCTGGTATTGAAGGCTATGAAATGGCTTCCACTGATGTGAAGGATGAGCCTTTTGTTCTCGAAAAGGGTCAGTGTTGGGTTTTGGCCGATAATGAAAACTTGAAGCCTAAG GAAGCATCCGATAGTCGAACATTTGGCCCGGTGACGATGGCAGACATAGTTGGTAGGGTCATATATTGCTTAAGAAGCGCTGTTGATCATGGCCCTGTAAATAATAG TCATTTCAGTACGAGGAAGGATTCGCCGGTCCTTGAAGTCGAACTTGACGTCGATGAAATGGCGAGAAATCATAAACCGTAG
- the LOC142504575 gene encoding mitochondrial ATP-independent inner membrane protease subunit 2-like isoform X1 yields MGFVSRHVSRNLYKYFSEAQAGIIYLNIYDHLSLILTYNQGKITDREVFDTVWKNVFQGKLTFLHWNKGDEMAPTIGTQGGTLLVRKIPAADPMHVYVGDVVVLKDPTDSEKYLVRRLAGIEGYEMASTDVKDEPFVLEKGQCWVLADNENLKPKEASDSRTFGPVTMADIVGRVIYCLRSAVDHGPVNNSHFSTRKDSPVLEVELDVDEMARNHKP; encoded by the exons ATGGGATTTGTTTCTCGTCATGTTAGCAGGAACTTGTATAAGTATTTTTCAGAGGCACAAGCGGGAATTATTTACCTCAATATCTATGATCACCTTTCTCTAATATTG ACGTATAACCAAGGTAAAATTACAGATCGTGAAGTATTTGATACTGTGTGGAAAAATGTATTCCAAGGAAAGTTGACATTCTTGCACTGGAACAAGGGAGATGAAATGGCCCCAACAATAGGGACTCAGGGTGGAACACTGCTTGTTAGGAAAATTCCAGCTGCAGATCCGAT GCACGTTTATGTTGGAGATGTAGTTGTCTTGAAGGACCCTACAGACTCCGAAAAGTATCTCGTCAGGAGGTTAGCTGGTATTGAAGGCTATGAAATGGCTTCCACTGATGTGAAGGATGAGCCTTTTGTTCTCGAAAAGGGTCAGTGTTGGGTTTTGGCCGATAATGAAAACTTGAAGCCTAAG GAAGCATCCGATAGTCGAACATTTGGCCCGGTGACGATGGCAGACATAGTTGGTAGGGTCATATATTGCTTAAGAAGCGCTGTTGATCATGGCCCTGTAAATAATAG TCATTTCAGTACGAGGAAGGATTCGCCGGTCCTTGAAGTCGAACTTGACGTCGATGAAATGGCGAGAAATCATAAACCGTAG
- the LOC142504575 gene encoding mitochondrial ATP-independent inner membrane protease subunit 2-like isoform X2, giving the protein MGFVSRHVSRNLYKYFSEAQAGIIYLNIYDHLSLILTYNQGKITDREVFDTVWKNVFQGKLTFLHWNKGDEMAPTIGTQGGTLLVRKIPAADPMHVYVGDVVVLKDPTDSEKYLVRRLAGIEGYEMASTDVKDEPFVLEKGQCWVLADNENLKPKEASDSRTFGPVTMADIVGRVIYCLRSAVDHGPVNNSTRKDSPVLEVELDVDEMARNHKP; this is encoded by the exons ATGGGATTTGTTTCTCGTCATGTTAGCAGGAACTTGTATAAGTATTTTTCAGAGGCACAAGCGGGAATTATTTACCTCAATATCTATGATCACCTTTCTCTAATATTG ACGTATAACCAAGGTAAAATTACAGATCGTGAAGTATTTGATACTGTGTGGAAAAATGTATTCCAAGGAAAGTTGACATTCTTGCACTGGAACAAGGGAGATGAAATGGCCCCAACAATAGGGACTCAGGGTGGAACACTGCTTGTTAGGAAAATTCCAGCTGCAGATCCGAT GCACGTTTATGTTGGAGATGTAGTTGTCTTGAAGGACCCTACAGACTCCGAAAAGTATCTCGTCAGGAGGTTAGCTGGTATTGAAGGCTATGAAATGGCTTCCACTGATGTGAAGGATGAGCCTTTTGTTCTCGAAAAGGGTCAGTGTTGGGTTTTGGCCGATAATGAAAACTTGAAGCCTAAG GAAGCATCCGATAGTCGAACATTTGGCCCGGTGACGATGGCAGACATAGTTGGTAGGGTCATATATTGCTTAAGAAGCGCTGTTGATCATGGCCCTGTAAATAATAG TACGAGGAAGGATTCGCCGGTCCTTGAAGTCGAACTTGACGTCGATGAAATGGCGAGAAATCATAAACCGTAG